The Nostoc sp. 'Lobaria pulmonaria (5183) cyanobiont' genome window below encodes:
- a CDS encoding CAAD domain-containing protein, with protein sequence MDTELQQQQYVDTASQNQIEALIGSESGNLAMLPPASENEEQWQKNGRQISIFLAKIPEYIGRFYQEYKLPIISFALLVITVTALRIFLAVINAINDIPLVTPFLQLIGLGYTIWFTFRYLLKDSTRQELTAEIRSLKKQILGREESQTLS encoded by the coding sequence ATGGATACAGAATTACAGCAACAGCAGTATGTCGATACTGCCTCCCAAAACCAGATAGAAGCTCTTATTGGTTCAGAGTCTGGAAACCTGGCAATGTTACCACCCGCCTCGGAAAATGAAGAACAATGGCAAAAAAATGGTAGACAGATTTCTATATTTTTGGCAAAAATCCCTGAGTACATAGGTAGATTCTACCAAGAATACAAACTACCGATTATCAGCTTTGCTTTGCTTGTGATCACGGTTACGGCACTAAGAATTTTTCTAGCGGTAATCAACGCCATAAATGATATTCCACTAGTTACTCCATTTCTCCAATTAATTGGACTTGGTTACACAATTTGGTTTACTTTCCGCTATTTGCTCAAAGATTCCACTCGGCAAGAATTAACAGCAGAAATTCGCTCGCTTAAAAAACAAATTCTAGGCAGAGAAGAATCACAGACTTTAAGCTAA